Proteins encoded within one genomic window of Theobroma cacao cultivar B97-61/B2 chromosome 7, Criollo_cocoa_genome_V2, whole genome shotgun sequence:
- the LOC18593437 gene encoding glucan endo-1,3-beta-glucosidase 12: MLCFFQVQSMAYQAFSLLVLLLSAIGFSDAGSIGINYGRVANDLPSPDKVVELLKSIGVEKVKLYDTDATVLTALANSGISVMAALPNELLASAAADQSFADNWVQSNISKFYPATKIEAIAVGNEVFVDPKNTTSYVVPAMKNVHASLVKFNLDSNIKISSPIALSALQNSYPSSAGSFKPDLVEPVIKPMLDFLKQTDSYLMVNAYPFFAYSANSDQISLDYALFKGNPGVVDSGSGLKYNSLFEAQIDAVFAAMSALKYDDVKMVVTETGWPSMGDENEIGASEANAASYNGNLVRRVLSGNGTPLRPQDPLNVYLFALFNENQKSGPTSERNYGLFYPNEQKVYNIPLTKEELESGQSTPVNGNTSQVPATGEVSKTSVGQTWCVANKNAGEKTLQAALDYACGEGGADCKPIQPGATCYSPNTLDAHASYAFNSYYQKKTRGTGTCDFGGAAYVVSQPPRYGNCEFPTGY, translated from the exons ATGCTCTGCTTCTTCCAGGTTCAGAGCATGGCTTATCAGGCTTTCTCtcttcttgttcttctccTTTCAGCCATAGGGTTTTCAG aTGCTGGTTCGATCGGGATTAATTATGGTCGTGTGGCCAACGACTTGCCTTCGCCAGACAAAGTTGTGGAACTCTTGAAATCTATTGGGGTAGAGAAAGTGAAGCTCTACGACACCGACGCCACGGTCCTGACAGCTTTGGCGAACTCCGGGATCAGCGTGATGGCTGCTCTTCCCAACGAGCTTCTCGCCTCAGCCGCGGCCGACCAGTCCTTCGCTGACAATTGGGttcaatccaacatctccaAGTTCTACCCGGCAACGAAGATCGAAGCCATCGCTGTCGGGAACGAAGTCTTCGTCGACCCCAAAAACACGACAAGCTACGTCGTACCAGCCATGAAAAACGTTCATGCTTCCTTGGTGAAATTCAACTTGGATTCCAACATCAAAATCTCTTCCCCCATAGCCCTCAGCGCCTTGCAAAACTCATACCCTTCTTCAGCCGGATCATTCAAACCGGACTTGGTCGAACCTGTGATCAAACCCATGTTGGATTTCTTGAAACAAACCGACTCCTACCTCATGGTCAATGCGTATCCCTTCTTTGCATACTCGGCTAACTCCGATCAAATCTCACTCGACTACGCTTTGTTCAAGGGGAACCCCGGTGTGGTTGATTCCGGCAGCGGGTTGAAGTACAACAGCCTTTTCGAAGCTCAAATCGACGCCGTTTTCGCTGCCATGTCGGCTCTCAAATACGATGACGTGAAGATGGTGGTCACTGAAACAGGGTGGCCCTCAATGGGAGACGAGAACGAAATTGGTGCAAGCGAAGCCAATGCGGCGTCGTATAATGGTAACTTGGTACGAAGAGTTTTGAGTGGAAATGGGACCCCTTTGAGGCCCCAGGACCCACTTAACGTTTACCTGTTTGCTTTGTTCAATGAGAATCAGAAATCAGGTCCTACGTCAGAAAGAAATTATGGGTTATTTTACCCTAACGAACAAAAGGTATATAACATACCACTAACAAAAGAGGAGCTCGAAAGTGGCCAGTCAACACCGGTCAACGGGAACACGAGTCAGGTTCCGGCGACCGGCGAGGTGTCGAAGACGTCGGTAGGACAGACGTGGTGCGTGGCCAACAAGAATGCCGGCGAGAAGACGCTGCAGGCGGCGTTGGACTATGCTTGTGGTGAGGGAGGGGCTGATTGCAAGCCTATTCAACCAGGTGCAACATGTTATAGTCCTAACACCCTCGATGCACATGCCTCCTATGCTTTCAATAGTTACTATCAAAAGAAGACGCGTGGGACCGGCACGTGCGACTTCGGCGGTGCTGCTTACGTAGTCTCGCAACCTCCTA GATATGGGAACTGTGAGTTTCCAACAGGGTACTGA